A single Paenibacillus sp. FSL R5-0517 DNA region contains:
- a CDS encoding glycoside hydrolase family 18 protein, whose product MTKYIVAGYAVDSALPDMTHEDLLKLTHLNVAFGHVKNDTITTEHLKNGHVIANMKRNHPNLTVLLSVGGWSAGGFSEAASTQSGRESMAASAVRVLEEYPFDGIDLDWEYPCYGEAGIASSPDDKRNFTLLLKTIREAMDTKGAVDGRHYLLTIAAGADQYYVDGTEMAEVQQYLDYVQLMTYDMRGGFQVLTGHHTNLYTSTGDLFRISTDASVNLFIRAGVPREKIVIGSAFYSRIWTEVPDRNHGLHQMAGSTGGYGPSFAELEAKYINKNGYTRYWDEEACAPFLFNGSSLISYDDEESIQCKGDYVKDQGLAGIMFWEYGCDPTHRLLGALHQGLHYFPAGK is encoded by the coding sequence GTGACGAAATATATTGTTGCAGGTTATGCCGTGGATTCTGCTCTTCCTGACATGACACATGAGGATCTGTTGAAGTTAACACATCTGAACGTAGCCTTCGGACATGTTAAGAATGATACGATCACTACCGAGCATTTAAAAAATGGCCATGTGATCGCGAACATGAAGCGAAATCATCCGAATCTTACGGTGCTGTTGTCTGTAGGGGGATGGAGTGCGGGCGGTTTTTCCGAAGCCGCCTCAACCCAGTCTGGAAGGGAGAGCATGGCTGCATCGGCGGTTAGGGTGCTGGAGGAATATCCTTTTGACGGGATCGATCTGGATTGGGAATATCCTTGTTACGGTGAAGCCGGTATTGCATCCAGCCCTGATGATAAACGGAATTTCACCTTGCTTCTCAAGACGATTCGGGAGGCGATGGATACCAAGGGCGCAGTGGATGGTCGTCATTATCTGCTCACCATTGCGGCAGGTGCTGATCAATACTACGTTGATGGTACAGAGATGGCCGAGGTGCAGCAGTATCTGGACTACGTGCAGTTGATGACCTATGATATGCGCGGCGGTTTTCAGGTTCTGACCGGACACCATACGAATCTGTACACGTCAACAGGAGATCTGTTTCGAATTAGTACGGATGCTTCCGTAAATCTGTTCATCCGCGCCGGCGTTCCGAGAGAGAAGATTGTGATCGGCTCCGCATTTTATTCCCGGATCTGGACGGAGGTTCCTGATCGAAACCACGGGCTTCATCAAATGGCTGGCAGCACAGGCGGCTACGGCCCATCCTTTGCCGAACTGGAAGCGAAGTACATCAACAAGAATGGTTATACCCGTTATTGGGATGAGGAAGCCTGTGCACCGTTTCTGTTCAATGGGTCCAGTCTCATATCGTATGATGATGAAGAATCGATCCAATGCAAAGGTGATTACGTAAAGGATCAAGGTCTGGCCGGCATCATGTTCTGGGAGTACGGCTGTGATCCGACCCACCGTTTGCTTGGTGCACTGCATCAAGGACTTCATTATTTTCCGGCTGGAAAATAG
- a CDS encoding transglutaminase domain-containing protein, protein MTSQTLIFSLDAQSLARIEQKFQEKVQFAEARKSELFDIFQQELTEEETWALKYVYAYMPVNDMADYNGDLFLSHVRRALDTRIRVPWGDRVPDHLFLHFVLPYRINTENIEDFRGLIYDELAERTAKLSMADAILETNYWCHEKATYIGSDLRTISPLTMIQNARGRCGEESTLAVAALRSIGIPARQVYTPRWAHCDSNHAWVEAWADGQWYYIGACEPEARLNQGWFSPPARRAMLINTRIYANYPGPEDITLSEKGFTEINLLENYAPTRTIRVKVNNEQGEPVPDASVRFELYNAAEFYPIAEVRTDAQGEVALKTGYGDLLIRAVSEGKWREILFKAQGNDHVELVLDSSEQPAGSVDFDMVPPPEGDGENTVALSEEQIQIHNRRLEEGAQTRSEYEDTFLRQEEAVSLAHSVGLPQVRVWNILQKARGNSHEIAAFIEECSNVYGEWPLRLLESMNEKDLIDTSRQTLHDHLIGALSQQGSWAEDTFVRYILCPRISYEMLVPYRSVFQYAFSADEAAAFRENPSTLVRMLEQQYEYYDDLPNLKGKGNPIGTFSLMKGDAQSLDILFVAVCRSLGIPARLHPSAQKPQYLCDRGWEDVVFSLTLPPTQGSITWGKLQLRRDPKSTQDTPAASYFENFSFARLEDGIYKTLIYPYGSTDVYSEPYEVEPGAYRLTTGIRLKDGTVNVRFVYFTVNAGDTTEVVLTYREIEVDIPVLGKLAPGSILTHLNGSEVELEELLGSEGAIAAWIEPEREPTKHLIRELCELAEPLDKLGIPIVLIIGDTEWNASFDPVGYPKLPICTVFVRDSNYASLSGFISKPAAHEAGYPHLFVLDNQLQIRYSASGYKIGTGKEALQIAAAITQSSNGLE, encoded by the coding sequence ATGACCAGTCAAACCTTGATATTTTCCCTTGATGCACAGTCTTTGGCGAGGATCGAGCAGAAGTTCCAAGAGAAGGTGCAGTTTGCAGAGGCCCGCAAATCGGAGTTGTTTGATATTTTTCAGCAGGAGCTAACGGAAGAAGAGACATGGGCGTTGAAATATGTCTATGCCTATATGCCGGTAAACGACATGGCTGATTATAACGGGGACTTGTTCTTGAGTCATGTGCGCCGGGCTTTGGACACCCGCATACGTGTGCCTTGGGGAGATCGCGTTCCGGATCATCTGTTCCTTCATTTTGTGCTGCCTTATCGGATAAATACGGAGAATATTGAAGATTTTCGCGGTTTGATCTATGACGAATTAGCTGAGCGGACAGCGAAGTTATCCATGGCAGATGCGATTCTGGAGACCAATTACTGGTGTCATGAGAAAGCGACTTATATTGGCAGTGATTTGCGTACGATATCACCGCTGACGATGATCCAAAATGCTCGGGGTCGATGCGGCGAAGAATCCACGCTGGCGGTGGCTGCTCTTCGTAGCATCGGCATTCCTGCCCGTCAGGTCTACACACCTCGCTGGGCTCACTGTGACAGTAATCATGCTTGGGTAGAAGCTTGGGCAGATGGTCAATGGTATTACATTGGGGCATGCGAGCCGGAAGCCCGTCTGAATCAAGGATGGTTCAGTCCGCCAGCCCGCAGGGCCATGCTCATTAATACGAGAATCTATGCCAACTATCCCGGACCGGAGGATATAACGCTCTCCGAAAAGGGATTTACGGAAATTAATCTGCTTGAGAATTATGCACCTACACGCACCATTCGTGTGAAGGTGAACAATGAGCAGGGAGAGCCCGTACCCGATGCCAGCGTCCGTTTTGAGCTGTATAATGCGGCGGAATTCTATCCGATTGCCGAAGTGAGGACGGACGCACAAGGGGAAGTGGCCTTAAAGACAGGCTATGGCGACCTGTTGATTCGTGCGGTCAGTGAGGGTAAGTGGAGGGAGATCCTATTCAAGGCTCAGGGGAACGACCATGTAGAGCTTGTGCTGGATTCGTCAGAGCAGCCGGCAGGGAGCGTGGACTTTGATATGGTTCCTCCTCCAGAAGGGGATGGAGAGAACACGGTTGCGTTATCGGAAGAGCAGATTCAGATTCATAATCGTCGTCTGGAGGAAGGAGCACAGACCCGAAGCGAGTATGAGGATACTTTCCTGAGGCAAGAGGAGGCCGTCTCACTGGCTCATTCGGTTGGACTACCCCAGGTGCGGGTGTGGAATATTCTCCAGAAGGCACGAGGGAACAGTCATGAAATTGCAGCTTTCATAGAGGAATGCTCCAATGTATACGGTGAGTGGCCGCTTCGTCTGCTGGAGTCGATGAATGAAAAAGATTTAATTGATACTTCTCGCCAGACGCTACACGATCATCTGATTGGTGCGCTCTCGCAGCAAGGATCATGGGCGGAAGATACGTTTGTGAGATACATCCTGTGTCCGCGGATCTCCTATGAGATGCTGGTCCCTTATCGAAGTGTATTCCAGTATGCATTTTCGGCAGATGAGGCAGCAGCCTTCAGGGAGAATCCCTCGACACTTGTCCGAATGCTGGAACAGCAATATGAATACTATGACGATCTTCCTAATCTAAAAGGCAAAGGGAATCCGATTGGAACGTTTAGTCTAATGAAGGGAGATGCTCAGTCGCTGGATATACTGTTTGTGGCGGTATGTCGCAGTTTGGGTATTCCGGCCCGATTACATCCGAGCGCTCAGAAACCACAGTATCTATGCGATAGAGGATGGGAGGACGTGGTGTTTAGTCTCACCTTACCTCCAACTCAGGGAAGTATAACCTGGGGAAAGCTCCAACTTCGTAGAGATCCAAAATCTACGCAGGATACCCCTGCAGCATCTTATTTTGAGAACTTCTCGTTTGCCCGTCTGGAAGATGGTATCTATAAGACACTGATATATCCTTATGGCAGTACGGATGTCTATAGCGAGCCATATGAGGTTGAACCGGGCGCTTATCGCTTAACGACAGGCATTCGTCTAAAAGATGGAACGGTAAACGTACGCTTCGTGTACTTTACCGTGAATGCCGGAGATACAACTGAGGTTGTGTTAACTTATCGCGAGATTGAGGTTGATATTCCTGTACTGGGTAAACTTGCACCAGGAAGTATACTGACCCATCTGAATGGTTCAGAGGTGGAGCTGGAAGAACTTCTGGGATCGGAGGGCGCCATAGCTGCCTGGATTGAACCTGAGCGTGAACCAACGAAACATCTGATTCGTGAACTGTGCGAGCTGGCAGAGCCGCTGGATAAGTTGGGCATCCCCATCGTGCTCATAATTGGAGACACGGAATGGAACGCTTCCTTTGACCCTGTTGGTTATCCTAAGCTGCCAATATGCACGGTTTTTGTACGGGATTCCAATTATGCTTCCTTGTCCGGTTTCATTTCGAAACCTGCAGCTCACGAAGCAGGCTACCCACATCTGTTTGTGCTGGATAACCAGCTTCAGATTCGTTACTCGGCTTCCGGGTACAAGATCGGTACTGGGAAGGAAGCCTTGCAGATAGCTGCTGCGATAACACAATCATCGAATGGATTGGAGTGA